A single Thermaerobacter sp. FW80 DNA region contains:
- a CDS encoding MBL fold metallo-hydrolase, which yields MPAPSDVPIAVEEVVPGVYRIAIPIPAPLRDVNAYALRGPGGWTLVDAGFHTPEAEAAWHQAFRQLGIAPRDVEAIVVTHFHPDHLGAAGWLQTLTGAPVYMHEREIDVARRVWQPAALDGYAAFADRHGVPDELGPTLTARRRKVLDWVAPPPRPTPIRPGEALPLGGRRWEVVWAPGHTDGLVVLWQPEEGWLLADDMVLPGISPNISAGPQAAPDPLGRYLESLRRVARLPARLVLPGHRAPFTDLAARCAELEEHHRRRLEAIEAIVDRGGEVTAWQVATELFGRVMDTPANVEFALGETVAHLDYMVRRGRLQATWRERTRTPGTDAIPPAVAAADPGQAPGLSRSAPQRAVIVYRRA from the coding sequence ATGCCCGCGCCGTCGGATGTACCCATCGCCGTCGAGGAGGTCGTGCCGGGGGTCTACCGGATCGCCATCCCCATCCCCGCCCCGCTTCGGGACGTCAACGCCTACGCCCTGCGCGGCCCCGGCGGTTGGACGCTGGTCGACGCCGGCTTCCACACGCCCGAGGCGGAGGCCGCCTGGCACCAGGCGTTCCGACAGTTGGGGATCGCCCCCCGGGACGTGGAGGCCATCGTGGTCACCCACTTCCATCCCGACCACCTCGGCGCGGCGGGATGGCTCCAGACGCTGACGGGCGCACCGGTCTACATGCACGAACGGGAGATCGACGTGGCCCGGCGGGTCTGGCAACCGGCGGCCCTGGACGGCTACGCCGCCTTCGCGGACCGCCACGGTGTCCCGGACGAACTCGGCCCCACGCTGACGGCGCGACGTCGCAAGGTGCTGGACTGGGTCGCCCCGCCGCCGCGGCCGACGCCGATCCGGCCGGGCGAGGCGTTGCCGCTGGGAGGACGGCGGTGGGAGGTGGTCTGGGCGCCGGGCCACACCGACGGCTTGGTGGTCCTCTGGCAACCCGAGGAAGGCTGGCTGCTGGCGGACGACATGGTCCTCCCCGGCATCTCTCCCAACATCTCCGCGGGGCCCCAGGCGGCGCCCGACCCGCTGGGGCGCTACCTGGAGTCGCTCCGGCGCGTGGCGCGGCTCCCGGCACGGCTGGTCCTTCCCGGGCACCGGGCGCCCTTCACGGATCTGGCCGCCCGCTGCGCCGAGCTGGAGGAGCACCATCGGCGCCGGTTGGAGGCGATCGAGGCCATCGTGGACCGGGGCGGCGAGGTGACTGCCTGGCAGGTGGCGACGGAGCTGTTCGGGCGCGTCATGGACACGCCGGCCAACGTGGAGTTCGCGTTGGGGGAGACCGTCGCCCACCTGGACTACATGGTGCGGCGGGGGCGACTGCAGGCGACGTGGAGGGAACGGACCCGGACCCCCGGGACGGACGCGATCCCCCCGGCGGTCGCGGCGGCCGACCCGGGGCAGGCGCCGGGGCTCAGCCGGTCCGCCCCGCAACGGGCGGTCATCGTCTATCGCCGGGCCTGA
- a CDS encoding zinc-dependent alcohol dehydrogenase family protein translates to MAMKAWQLMRPADARTAPLRLSEVDEPEPGPGEIRLRVRACGVCLTDVHIAEGDLVPPEYPVTPGHQVVGVVDAVGPGVEGIRPGERRGAYWLHQACGRCEACRRGEENLCPHARFTGLHVPGGYAEAMVVPAAYTVPVPPAFDDATAAPLLCAGVIGYRALRLSGLRAGERLALFGFGSSAHLVLQVARHQGCQVVVFTRSPAHRELARRLGAAWAGGAEVLRRDEPAVPGTPAAAGDGPSEPGLGGAAANGRTHPTPARAEIPLPCDRAIVFAPAGELVPLALRAVRPGGTVVINAVHMSDIPSFPYRLLHGERVLRSVAHVTRRDAEEFMALAAALPLQVAVQRYPFDQANRALADVKESRVNGAAVLVVGEAPRRRPHAGRQP, encoded by the coding sequence ATGGCGATGAAGGCCTGGCAGCTGATGCGGCCCGCCGATGCCCGCACGGCTCCCCTGCGCCTCTCGGAGGTGGACGAGCCCGAACCGGGACCGGGGGAGATCCGCCTGCGGGTGCGGGCCTGCGGCGTGTGCCTGACGGACGTCCACATCGCCGAAGGCGATCTGGTTCCGCCGGAATACCCGGTGACCCCCGGCCACCAGGTGGTGGGGGTCGTCGATGCCGTGGGTCCCGGTGTCGAGGGCATCCGGCCCGGGGAGCGGCGCGGCGCCTACTGGCTGCACCAGGCGTGCGGGCGCTGCGAGGCGTGCCGGCGGGGCGAGGAGAACCTGTGCCCCCACGCCCGCTTCACCGGGCTGCACGTCCCGGGCGGTTACGCCGAGGCGATGGTGGTGCCGGCCGCGTACACCGTGCCCGTCCCGCCCGCCTTCGACGACGCCACCGCGGCGCCGCTGCTGTGCGCCGGCGTCATCGGTTACCGTGCCTTGCGGCTGAGCGGCTTGCGGGCCGGGGAGCGGCTGGCCCTGTTCGGCTTCGGCTCCTCGGCGCACCTCGTCCTCCAGGTGGCCCGGCACCAGGGTTGCCAGGTGGTGGTCTTCACCCGCAGCCCGGCCCACCGGGAGTTGGCCCGCCGGCTGGGCGCCGCCTGGGCGGGCGGCGCGGAGGTGCTACGCCGGGACGAACCGGCCGTCCCGGGCACGCCGGCCGCCGCGGGGGACGGGCCATCCGAACCCGGGCTCGGGGGCGCCGCCGCCAACGGCAGGACCCATCCGACCCCGGCCCGAGCCGAGATCCCCCTCCCCTGCGATCGGGCCATCGTGTTCGCCCCTGCCGGGGAGCTGGTCCCCCTGGCGCTGCGCGCCGTGCGGCCCGGCGGGACGGTGGTGATCAACGCCGTCCACATGTCGGACATCCCGTCCTTCCCGTACCGGTTGCTCCACGGCGAGCGGGTGCTGCGATCCGTGGCCCACGTCACCCGGCGCGACGCCGAGGAGTTCATGGCGCTGGCGGCTGCGCTCCCGCTGCAGGTGGCGGTGCAGCGGTATCCGTTCGACCAGGCGAACCGTGCCTTGGCCGACGTCAAGGAGAGCCGGGTGAACGGCGCGGCGGTGCTGGTGGTGGGCGAGGCGCCGCGCAGGCGGCCGCATGCGGGGAGGCAGCCGTGA
- a CDS encoding GNAT family N-acetyltransferase has translation MEPGPGVEYRQFEGLPDGKVLADLLRLHELVFGAGEADRMLREARNRHRLLTLVALAGQQVVGYKIGYERKPGHFYSWVGAVAPGFRRRGIASELMRRQHAWCREQGYGTIRTATKNKWRDMLILNLRHGFDIIGVYVDQQGEPKLILEKRLPR, from the coding sequence GTGGAACCAGGACCCGGCGTCGAATACCGGCAGTTCGAGGGCCTCCCCGACGGCAAGGTCCTCGCCGATCTTCTGCGGCTGCACGAGCTCGTCTTCGGCGCTGGCGAAGCGGATCGCATGCTCCGCGAAGCGCGCAACCGGCACCGCCTTCTGACGCTGGTGGCGCTGGCGGGACAGCAGGTGGTGGGCTACAAGATCGGCTACGAGCGGAAACCCGGTCACTTCTACAGCTGGGTGGGGGCGGTGGCGCCCGGCTTTCGCCGGCGGGGAATCGCCAGCGAGCTCATGCGCCGCCAGCACGCGTGGTGTCGCGAGCAGGGCTACGGTACCATCCGCACCGCCACGAAGAACAAGTGGCGCGACATGCTGATCCTCAACCTGCGCCACGGATTCGACATCATCGGCGTCTACGTGGACCAGCAGGGCGAGCCCAAGCTGATCCTGGAGAAGCGGCTACCCCGTTGA
- the rpoD gene encoding RNA polymerase sigma factor RpoD, producing the protein MDASEVKNPLLEIDEVKRLVDRGREQGGVLSEDEVSDALQAVELDPDQVDEVYQLLEDMGIEVETASRRSRGGARNNRANRHHRARSSSRAAKDVEGVVDEVSLDGVGDLDRSGDLDGDAVEGAAEGRDREAGDGTDVDQLGEPVDDDDDDLSMPDGVALDDPVRMYLKEIGRIPLLTPEQEIELAKRIEQGDEEAKRKLIQANLRLVVSIAKRYVGRGMLFLDLIQEGNLGLIKAAEKFDYRKGFKFSTYATWWIRQAITRAIADQARTIRIPVHMVETINKLIRVQRQLVQELGREPTPEEIAKEMGIEPEKVREIMKIAQEPVSLETPIGEEEDSHLGDFIEDEDALAPAEAASQLLLREQLEDVLHTLTDREQKVLRLRFGLDDGRQRTLEEVGQVFGVTRERIRQIEAKALRKLRHPSRSKKLKDFLE; encoded by the coding sequence ATGGACGCCAGCGAGGTCAAGAACCCGCTGCTGGAGATCGATGAGGTCAAGCGGCTGGTCGACCGGGGGCGCGAGCAGGGCGGCGTGCTGTCCGAGGACGAGGTCAGCGACGCCCTGCAGGCCGTGGAGCTCGATCCGGACCAGGTGGACGAGGTCTACCAGCTCCTGGAGGACATGGGCATCGAGGTGGAGACGGCGTCCCGGCGGTCGCGGGGCGGCGCTCGCAACAACCGGGCCAACCGTCATCACCGGGCGCGGAGCTCGAGCCGTGCGGCGAAAGACGTCGAAGGCGTCGTCGACGAGGTCTCCCTGGACGGTGTGGGCGACCTCGACCGGTCCGGGGATCTGGACGGCGACGCGGTGGAGGGAGCCGCCGAGGGCCGCGACCGGGAGGCCGGCGACGGCACCGACGTCGACCAGCTCGGCGAGCCGGTCGACGATGATGACGATGACCTGTCCATGCCCGACGGCGTCGCCCTGGACGACCCGGTGCGCATGTACCTCAAGGAGATCGGGCGCATCCCCCTCTTGACGCCGGAGCAGGAGATCGAGCTGGCCAAGCGGATCGAGCAGGGCGACGAGGAGGCCAAGCGCAAGCTGATCCAGGCCAACCTGCGCCTGGTGGTCAGCATCGCCAAGCGTTACGTGGGGCGCGGCATGCTGTTCCTGGACCTGATCCAGGAGGGCAACCTGGGCCTGATCAAGGCGGCGGAGAAGTTCGACTACCGCAAGGGCTTCAAGTTCAGCACTTATGCCACGTGGTGGATCCGCCAGGCCATCACGCGCGCCATCGCGGATCAGGCCAGGACCATCCGCATCCCCGTGCACATGGTGGAGACCATCAACAAGCTCATCCGCGTCCAGCGCCAGCTGGTGCAGGAGCTCGGGCGGGAGCCGACGCCGGAGGAGATCGCCAAGGAGATGGGCATCGAGCCCGAGAAGGTCCGGGAGATCATGAAGATCGCCCAGGAGCCGGTGTCCCTGGAGACGCCCATCGGCGAGGAGGAGGACAGCCACCTGGGCGACTTCATCGAGGACGAGGACGCCCTGGCGCCGGCGGAGGCGGCCTCCCAGCTCCTGCTGCGCGAGCAGCTGGAGGACGTGCTCCACACCCTGACGGATCGCGAGCAGAAGGTGCTGCGGCTGCGCTTCGGCCTGGATGACGGGCGCCAGCGGACGCTGGAAGAGGTGGGCCAGGTCTTCGGCGTGACCCGCGAGCGGATCCGCCAGATCGAGGCCAAGGCGCTGCGCAAGCTGCGGCACCCGTCGCGGAGCAAGAAGCTCAAGGACTTCCTGGAGTGA
- the dnaG gene encoding DNA primase: MYRLDERIVDEIRQRLDIVEVIGEYVPLRRAGREYVALCPFHQERTPSFTVSPAKQMFYCFGCQVGGDVFTFVMKKEGWTFPEAVAELARRAGVPLPERPLSPAQRRLRDRQEQLLRVLRLADAFFRQALRSPGGEAARRHLEERGLPPALWDRYGLGYAPAGWDGLVRALQERGVPPALLVEAGLAQARPGGGYYDRFRHRLMFPISDPRGRVVGFGGRSLDGQEPKYLNSPETPVFNKRRLWYGLDWARPRLRETGTAVVVEGYLDAIAVDRAGVGYAAVASLGTSLSAEQVELLARYVEQVIIAYDADAAGQRATLRGLELFADAGVDVRVAQLPPGRDPDEVVRREGPDALRRLLDAAVPVVEYRFRQIMAEFDTATPRGRAEAASALAPWLARVRHPVERAEYVRRYAVALGLEEGVLWQEVRRSVRIRRRASPWAGGRTGGNNVQAGRHTNRRVPAEGIPAGVVRAERGLLSVSLFHPEWREFVASRLEPGDWVTPAHRLLFELAGQAQASDPGRLLSRLHALAAAARERPADAAGVAPTAREEGKPDAGDESRKDRVAAVTPGDALVPPPDRRVVEQAIAVLASLMQRPAPGPDEPGGMERILEDYIKTLKRHSLWRIQRRIAQLEASGQAVPVELVARFQLLSAQLKGRAGG, translated from the coding sequence TTGTACCGCCTGGACGAGCGGATCGTCGACGAGATCCGCCAGCGCCTCGACATCGTCGAGGTGATCGGCGAGTACGTGCCCTTGCGCCGGGCGGGCCGCGAGTACGTGGCCCTCTGCCCGTTCCACCAGGAGCGCACGCCCTCCTTCACCGTGTCGCCCGCCAAGCAGATGTTCTACTGCTTCGGTTGCCAGGTGGGCGGCGACGTCTTCACCTTCGTGATGAAGAAGGAGGGCTGGACCTTCCCCGAAGCGGTGGCCGAACTGGCGCGCCGCGCCGGCGTGCCCCTGCCCGAGCGGCCGCTGTCGCCCGCCCAGCGTAGGCTGCGGGACCGCCAGGAGCAGCTGCTGCGGGTGCTGCGCCTGGCGGATGCGTTCTTCCGTCAGGCGCTGCGGTCGCCCGGCGGCGAGGCCGCCCGGCGCCATCTGGAGGAACGCGGCCTGCCGCCGGCCCTGTGGGACCGTTACGGCCTGGGGTACGCGCCCGCCGGCTGGGACGGGCTGGTGCGGGCCCTGCAGGAGCGCGGGGTGCCGCCCGCCCTGCTGGTCGAGGCGGGTCTCGCCCAGGCGCGGCCGGGCGGCGGGTACTACGACCGCTTTCGCCATCGGCTGATGTTCCCCATCAGCGATCCGCGGGGCCGGGTGGTCGGGTTCGGCGGGCGTTCCCTGGATGGGCAGGAGCCCAAGTACCTGAACTCGCCGGAGACGCCGGTCTTCAACAAGCGCCGCCTGTGGTACGGGCTCGACTGGGCGCGGCCGCGGCTGCGGGAGACGGGGACGGCGGTGGTGGTCGAGGGCTACCTGGACGCCATCGCCGTCGACCGGGCCGGCGTGGGCTACGCGGCGGTGGCCTCCCTGGGTACCTCGCTGAGCGCGGAACAGGTGGAGCTGCTGGCGCGGTACGTCGAGCAGGTGATCATCGCCTACGACGCCGACGCCGCGGGCCAGCGGGCCACCCTGCGCGGCCTCGAGCTCTTCGCCGACGCCGGGGTGGACGTCCGCGTCGCTCAACTGCCGCCCGGTCGCGATCCGGACGAGGTGGTGCGGCGCGAGGGACCGGATGCGCTCCGGCGGCTGCTGGACGCCGCCGTGCCGGTGGTGGAGTACCGGTTCCGGCAGATCATGGCGGAGTTCGACACCGCCACGCCGCGGGGACGCGCCGAGGCGGCCTCCGCCCTGGCGCCCTGGCTGGCGCGGGTGCGGCACCCCGTGGAACGCGCCGAGTACGTGCGGCGCTACGCCGTCGCCCTGGGCCTCGAGGAGGGGGTCCTGTGGCAGGAGGTGCGACGGTCGGTCCGCATCCGGCGCCGTGCGTCCCCCTGGGCGGGCGGACGCACCGGTGGGAATAACGTCCAGGCGGGCCGGCATACTAACCGTCGGGTCCCGGCGGAGGGGATCCCTGCCGGCGTGGTCCGGGCCGAGCGGGGCTTGCTGTCCGTCAGCCTCTTCCACCCCGAGTGGCGGGAGTTCGTCGCCTCGCGTCTCGAACCGGGGGATTGGGTGACACCGGCCCACCGGTTGCTCTTCGAGCTGGCGGGGCAAGCGCAGGCGTCCGATCCGGGTCGCCTCTTGTCGAGGCTGCACGCCTTGGCCGCGGCGGCCCGGGAGCGGCCGGCGGATGCGGCCGGCGTGGCCCCGACGGCGAGGGAAGAAGGAAAACCCGATGCCGGTGATGAATCAAGGAAAGATCGGGTCGCTGCGGTCACGCCCGGCGATGCGCTGGTTCCTCCACCCGACAGGCGGGTGGTCGAGCAGGCCATCGCCGTGCTGGCCAGCCTGATGCAACGGCCCGCACCCGGGCCGGACGAGCCCGGTGGGATGGAGAGGATTTTAGAAGATTATATCAAAACCTTGAAGCGACATAGCCTATGGAGAATCCAGCGCCGCATCGCCCAGCTGGAGGCGAGCGGCCAGGCCGTACCTGTCGAGCTGGTGGCACGGTTTCAGCTGCTCTCGGCGCAGCTGAAGGGTCGGGCGGGGGGATGA
- a CDS encoding thiolase family protein: MAEPVIVAAVRTPIGRHGGALAPVRPDDLAALVIRAAVERAGIDPDAVEDVILGCANQAGEDNRNVARMAALLAGLPQHVAGVTVNRLCGSGLEAVLQAARAIRSGEGEVFVAGGVESMSRAPWVMPKPEHGYPRGNVQVYDTTLGWRFVNPRLAAMFPPESMGETAENVAERYGIAREDQDRFALESQRKWAAAQEAGKWRDEVVPVEVTDRRGRRTVVAVDEHPRPDTTLEKLASLPPAFRPGGTVTAGNSSGINDGAAALVIMAEGRARALGLRPLARVVAGAVVGVDPRYMGIGPVPATRKVLGRAGWHIADLDLIELNEAFASQCLACIRELGLPEERVNVNGGAIALGHPLGCSGARILTTLVHEMRRRGARRGLATMCIGVGQGIAALVEAVD, from the coding sequence GTGGCAGAGCCGGTGATCGTCGCGGCGGTGCGCACGCCCATCGGTCGGCACGGCGGCGCCCTGGCGCCGGTTCGTCCCGATGACCTGGCGGCGCTGGTGATCCGCGCCGCGGTGGAGCGGGCGGGCATCGACCCGGATGCCGTGGAGGACGTGATCCTCGGTTGCGCCAACCAGGCCGGCGAGGACAATCGCAACGTGGCGCGCATGGCCGCCTTGCTGGCCGGGCTGCCCCAGCACGTGGCCGGGGTGACGGTCAACCGCCTGTGCGGATCCGGACTCGAGGCGGTGCTGCAGGCGGCGCGGGCGATCCGGAGCGGCGAGGGCGAGGTCTTCGTCGCCGGCGGCGTGGAGAGCATGAGCCGGGCGCCCTGGGTCATGCCCAAGCCCGAGCACGGCTACCCCCGCGGCAACGTCCAGGTGTACGACACCACCCTGGGCTGGCGCTTCGTCAACCCGCGGCTGGCCGCCATGTTCCCCCCGGAGTCCATGGGCGAGACGGCGGAGAACGTGGCCGAGCGCTACGGTATCGCCCGCGAGGACCAGGATCGCTTCGCCCTGGAGAGCCAGCGCAAGTGGGCCGCCGCCCAGGAGGCGGGCAAGTGGCGGGACGAGGTGGTCCCCGTGGAGGTGACCGACCGCCGCGGCCGACGCACGGTGGTGGCGGTGGACGAGCACCCGCGCCCCGACACCACCCTGGAGAAGCTGGCCAGCCTGCCCCCGGCCTTCCGCCCTGGCGGGACGGTCACCGCGGGCAACTCGTCGGGGATCAACGACGGCGCCGCGGCGCTGGTGATCATGGCCGAGGGGCGGGCCCGGGCCCTCGGCCTCCGGCCCCTGGCGCGGGTGGTGGCCGGCGCCGTGGTCGGCGTCGACCCGCGGTACATGGGGATCGGACCGGTGCCCGCCACCCGCAAGGTGCTGGGTCGGGCCGGCTGGCACATCGCCGACCTGGATCTGATCGAGCTCAACGAGGCCTTCGCCTCCCAGTGCCTGGCGTGCATCCGCGAGCTGGGCCTGCCCGAGGAGCGGGTCAACGTCAACGGCGGGGCCATCGCCCTCGGCCACCCCTTGGGGTGCAGCGGTGCCCGCATCCTCACCACCCTGGTGCACGAGATGCGGCGGCGCGGGGCGCGGCGTGGCCTGGCCACCATGTGCATCGGCGTGGGCCAGGGGATCGCCGCCCTGGTCGAGGCCGTGGACTGA
- a CDS encoding 3-hydroxyacyl-CoA dehydrogenase NAD-binding domain-containing protein, with product MLRSFADEPAARRRTPNDGGDGEPPPGPRPAGGDGPGGSGSDRAPGRAAAPPAGRTGPAAVLAVLGAGTMGSGIARVAVEAGYEVVLYDVAPAALERTRERLAAAWERHEREGRVPPGTAAARLGRLRPVTDLDALAPAAVVIEAVPEDLGLKRELLAAVGRRVASDALIASNTSSLSITALAQPVPEPARVIGLHFFNPVPAMRLVEVVAGALSAPAAVARGIEVARRLGKEPVLCADTPGFVVNRVARPFYGEALRLLGEGLADVATIDALVRAAGFPMGPFQLMDLVGIDVNLAVTRSVFEGFGGEPRYRPHPIQQQLVAAGWLGRKTGRGFYHYDEAGRPRGVAWRGWRQAVALADEPAGGGTAPAEPVPTAPNRAAAPAGTGGAGDGGPAAAAPATAEAPGRERDPRPLWVVGDGPLASELARRWTEAGIGVIQLASTAVAAAMAEGADGAAAAAPAPAPARGCAPGPAATRAAADVRTPAAVAVTWEELDPLDPGHWSAALSRLGRLARALPAEVPILVSILPGSAAEQARAVANPQRLVGWAAVPPLGSAVELAGGPATAEATRQAARRWLGAAGLQVFAVGDAPAGVAARVVAMLAQEAAVAEAEGIAAGPAVDRAMRLGTGYPRGPLEWGALWGWRRVLAVLEGLWRHYREERYRPAPAVRRRAGDA from the coding sequence ATGCTGCGTTCCTTCGCCGACGAACCGGCGGCGCGCCGCCGCACGCCCAACGACGGCGGCGATGGGGAGCCGCCCCCGGGCCCGCGGCCCGCCGGGGGCGACGGTCCCGGTGGCTCCGGCTCCGACCGCGCGCCCGGCAGGGCGGCAGCACCTCCGGCGGGACGGACCGGCCCCGCCGCGGTCCTCGCCGTCCTCGGCGCCGGCACCATGGGCAGCGGCATCGCCCGGGTGGCGGTCGAAGCCGGCTACGAAGTGGTCCTCTACGACGTCGCTCCGGCCGCCCTGGAGCGGACGCGCGAGCGCCTGGCCGCCGCCTGGGAGCGGCACGAGCGGGAGGGCCGGGTTCCTCCCGGCACGGCGGCCGCGCGCCTCGGGCGGCTGCGTCCCGTCACGGACCTGGACGCCCTGGCCCCGGCCGCCGTGGTGATCGAGGCGGTGCCGGAGGACCTCGGGCTCAAGCGGGAGCTGCTGGCCGCCGTGGGCCGCCGGGTGGCGAGCGATGCCCTCATCGCCAGCAACACCTCGTCCCTGTCCATCACCGCCCTCGCCCAGCCGGTGCCGGAGCCGGCGCGGGTCATCGGCCTGCACTTCTTCAACCCGGTGCCCGCCATGCGGCTGGTGGAGGTGGTGGCCGGCGCCCTCAGCGCCCCCGCGGCCGTCGCCCGCGGCATCGAGGTGGCACGGCGGCTGGGCAAGGAGCCCGTGCTCTGCGCCGACACGCCGGGGTTCGTGGTCAATCGGGTGGCCCGCCCCTTCTATGGCGAGGCCCTGCGCCTCCTGGGCGAGGGGCTGGCCGACGTGGCGACCATCGACGCCCTGGTGCGGGCGGCCGGGTTCCCCATGGGGCCGTTCCAGCTGATGGACCTCGTCGGCATCGACGTCAACCTGGCCGTGACCCGCTCGGTGTTCGAGGGATTCGGCGGCGAGCCCCGCTACCGCCCCCATCCGATCCAGCAGCAGCTGGTGGCGGCGGGCTGGCTGGGGCGCAAGACCGGCCGCGGCTTCTACCACTACGACGAGGCGGGGCGGCCTCGCGGCGTGGCCTGGCGGGGCTGGCGGCAGGCGGTAGCCCTGGCGGACGAACCGGCAGGCGGGGGCACCGCCCCGGCGGAGCCGGTCCCGACCGCCCCCAACCGCGCCGCGGCCCCGGCCGGGACGGGCGGCGCGGGCGATGGCGGGCCGGCTGCGGCGGCTCCGGCGACCGCCGAGGCCCCTGGGCGGGAGCGCGACCCCCGGCCCCTCTGGGTGGTCGGTGACGGCCCGCTGGCCTCGGAGCTGGCGCGCCGCTGGACGGAGGCGGGGATCGGCGTCATTCAGCTGGCCAGCACCGCCGTGGCCGCCGCCATGGCAGAGGGCGCGGACGGTGCCGCGGCTGCGGCGCCGGCCCCCGCACCCGCCCGAGGATGCGCCCCCGGACCCGCCGCGACGCGCGCCGCAGCCGACGTGCGGACGCCCGCCGCCGTCGCGGTCACCTGGGAGGAGCTCGATCCCCTGGATCCCGGCCACTGGTCCGCGGCCCTCTCCCGGTTGGGCCGGCTGGCGCGTGCGCTGCCCGCCGAGGTGCCGATCCTCGTGAGCATCCTGCCCGGCTCCGCAGCGGAGCAGGCCCGGGCCGTGGCGAACCCGCAGCGGCTGGTGGGATGGGCTGCGGTGCCGCCGCTGGGATCGGCGGTGGAACTGGCCGGGGGCCCGGCGACCGCCGAGGCGACGCGGCAGGCGGCCCGGCGCTGGCTGGGGGCGGCCGGCCTCCAGGTCTTCGCGGTCGGCGACGCGCCCGCCGGCGTCGCGGCGCGGGTGGTCGCCATGCTGGCGCAGGAGGCGGCCGTGGCCGAGGCCGAGGGCATCGCCGCCGGCCCGGCCGTCGACCGGGCGATGCGCCTGGGAACGGGGTATCCGCGGGGTCCCCTGGAGTGGGGGGCCCTGTGGGGCTGGCGGCGGGTGCTGGCGGTGCTGGAGGGGTTGTGGCGCCACTATCGCGAGGAGCGCTACCGGCCGGCGCCCGCCGTTCGCCGCCGGGCGGGGGATGCGTGA
- a CDS encoding enoyl-CoA hydratase/isomerase family protein, which translates to MASGDGRYTTILAAREGGVLTLTLNRPEVLNAFNRTMTSELLDALRQAERDPEVRCVVITGAGRAFSAGEDLKSRQEGGERSFIASLRERYNPLILRLRTMEKPVIAAVNGVAAGAGLGLALACDLRIASEQARFGQVFVKVGLAPDSGTSLFLLQLVGLGKALEMAFFGDLVPADEALRLGLVNRVVPHEELAAATREWAQRLAAGATRAMGLAKRAFNFAAGAALAQVLEYEAYLQEIAGHTEDHREGVRAFLEKREPRFQGR; encoded by the coding sequence ATGGCCAGCGGCGACGGGCGCTACACCACCATTCTGGCCGCGCGGGAGGGGGGCGTCCTCACCCTCACCCTGAACCGGCCCGAGGTGCTCAACGCCTTCAACCGGACGATGACGTCGGAGCTTTTGGATGCCCTGCGCCAGGCGGAGCGGGATCCCGAGGTCCGCTGCGTGGTGATCACCGGCGCCGGGCGAGCCTTCTCCGCCGGGGAAGACCTCAAGAGCCGTCAGGAGGGCGGCGAGCGGTCGTTCATCGCATCGCTGCGGGAACGGTACAACCCCCTGATCTTGCGCCTGCGGACCATGGAGAAGCCCGTCATCGCGGCCGTCAACGGGGTGGCGGCGGGGGCCGGCCTCGGCCTGGCCCTGGCCTGCGACCTGCGCATCGCCTCCGAGCAGGCCCGCTTCGGGCAGGTGTTCGTCAAGGTGGGCCTGGCCCCCGACTCGGGGACGAGCCTCTTCCTCCTGCAGCTCGTCGGCCTTGGCAAAGCCCTGGAGATGGCCTTCTTCGGCGACCTGGTCCCCGCCGACGAGGCCCTGCGCCTCGGCCTGGTCAACCGGGTGGTGCCCCACGAGGAGCTGGCGGCCGCCACCCGCGAGTGGGCCCAGCGGCTGGCGGCGGGCGCCACCCGGGCCATGGGCCTGGCCAAGCGGGCCTTCAACTTCGCCGCCGGGGCCGCCCTCGCCCAGGTGCTGGAGTACGAGGCCTACCTGCAGGAGATCGCCGGCCACACCGAGGATCACCGCGAGGGCGTCCGGGCCTTCTTGGAGAAGCGGGAGCCCCGCTTCCAGGGGCGATAG
- the paaD gene encoding 1,2-phenylacetyl-CoA epoxidase subunit PaaD, giving the protein MATGAPSPAKGGGLVEALWAALAEVPDPEIPVVSVVDLGMVERLEADGNGTVRVTLLPTFVGCPALELIRQGVARRLAAVPGVHRVEVRVAYSPPWSTDRITPAGRRKLAAFGIAPPAAAPAAAGGACRAAQRIAAPVPPPVPGGSLAALGEGRSAPGGAPRTGVDGVPCPLCGSRRTRMENAFGPTPCRSLWYCLDCRNPFEQMKAL; this is encoded by the coding sequence ATGGCGACGGGGGCGCCTTCGCCGGCGAAGGGCGGAGGACTCGTGGAGGCGCTCTGGGCGGCGCTGGCCGAGGTGCCGGACCCCGAGATCCCCGTGGTCAGCGTGGTCGACCTGGGCATGGTGGAGCGGCTCGAGGCCGATGGGAATGGCACGGTGCGGGTCACGCTGCTTCCGACCTTCGTCGGCTGTCCGGCGCTCGAGCTGATCCGCCAGGGCGTGGCGCGGCGGCTGGCGGCGGTCCCGGGCGTGCACCGGGTGGAGGTGCGCGTCGCGTACAGCCCGCCCTGGTCGACGGATCGAATCACTCCTGCAGGCCGGCGCAAGCTGGCCGCCTTCGGCATCGCGCCGCCGGCGGCCGCACCCGCGGCCGCCGGCGGCGCGTGCCGGGCGGCGCAGCGCATCGCAGCCCCGGTCCCGCCGCCCGTGCCCGGCGGCAGCCTTGCCGCGCTGGGGGAGGGGCGCTCTGCGCCCGGCGGTGCGCCGCGGACCGGGGTCGACGGCGTGCCCTGTCCCCTCTGCGGCTCCCGCCGCACCCGCATGGAGAACGCCTTCGGCCCGACGCCGTGTCGCAGCCTGTGGTACTGCCTGGATTGCCGGAATCCCTTCGAGCAGATGAAGGCCCTCTGA